AGATTGAATCACTTGGACCGGGGCGCCGGGTTGTCGTGGCGCGTTCCCAGCCGCTTTTTTTCCGGTTCGCTGTCAGGAGAACACCAATGTCAAAAGGGCAATCGTTGCAAGATCCGTTTCTGAATGCCTTGCGCCGGGAGCGCGTGCCGGTCTCGATCTACCTGGTCAACGGCATCAAGCTGCAGGGAACGATCGAGTCCTTCGACCAGTTCGTGGTGCTGCTGCGCAACACTGTCAGCCAGATGGTCTACAAGCACGCGATTTCGACAGTGGTACCCAGCCGCAATGTGCGCATCGGTGACAGCGGTTCGCATGGTCACGGCCATTCGGCGTCCGCCGAACATGCCGAGGTTTCCGAGTCGAGCGAGGGCTGACCACTCTGTTCGAACGGTCGAAGAAAGGCGAACGCGCGGTACTCGTCCAGCCCAACTGGGTGGGCGAGACCGATGGTGCGGCGCGTCTGCAGGAGTTTGTCGAGCTGGCCCGCTCGGCGGGCGCGACGGTCGTCGCGACGCTGACCGCGCGCATTGATAAACCTAATCCCAGCTATTTCGTCGGCAGCGGCAAGGCCGACGAGCTCAAGTCACTCAAATTGGCCAACGAGGCTGACCTCATCCTGGTCAATCACGCGCTCAGTCCGGTGCAGGAGCGCAATCTCGAGAAGTTCTGCGAGTGCCGCGTAGTGGGGCGTACCGGACTTATCCTCGATATCTTTGCGCAGCGCGCGCGCTCCCACGAGGGCAAGCTCCAGGTCGAGCTGGCACAGCTCAAGCACATGTCGACGCGCCTGGTGCGCGGCTGGACCCATCTGGAACGCCAGCGCGGCGGCGCGATCGGCCTTCGTGGCCCGGGTGAAACCCAGCTGGAGATCGATCGCCGGCTCCTGGGCGAAAAAGTCAAAGTACTGGAACGACGCCTGGAAAAGGTCGCCGTGCAGCGCGAGCAGGCGCGTCGCGGCCGCCTGCGCAACGCGGTGCCGCTGGTGTCCCTGGTGGGCTATACGAACGCCGGCAAGTCCACGCTCTTCAACCGGATCACCGGCGCCGGCGTCTACGCGGCCGACCAGTTGTTCGCCACGCTCGATCCCACCTTGCGCCGGATCGAAGGCTTGCCCTGCGGGCCCTTCGTTCTGGCCGACACCGTGGGTTTCATCCGCGACCTGCCGCATGACCTGGTGGCCGCGTTCAAGTCCACCCTGGCGGAAACGCGCGATGCGGACCTGCTGCTGCACGTGGTGGACGCGGCGGATCCGGAGCGTGACCAGCGTATCGCTGACGTGATGACGGTGCTCGCTGAGATCGGTGCGGACGACGTGCCGCAGATCCTCGTCTACAACAAGATTGACCGGCTCGAGGCCCAGCGTCCGCGGCGCGAAACGGTACAGGGCGGCGAGGTGGAGCGGGTCTGGGTGTCCGCCGCCGAAGGCCTGGGCATGGACCTGCTGTCCGACACCATCAGCGACTGCCTTGGCATCGACCGGGTGCAACTTACCCTGCAGCTGGAACCAGGCCAGGGGCGTCTGCGTTCGCGCCTGTTCGCCGCCGGCGTGGTTGCGCGGGAAGCCAGTGACGATACGGGTTGGACGATTGAAATCGAT
This genomic stretch from Tahibacter amnicola harbors:
- the hfq gene encoding RNA chaperone Hfq; the encoded protein is MSKGQSLQDPFLNALRRERVPVSIYLVNGIKLQGTIESFDQFVVLLRNTVSQMVYKHAISTVVPSRNVRIGDSGSHGHGHSASAEHAEVSESSEG
- the hflX gene encoding ribosome rescue GTPase HflX; the encoded protein is MFERSKKGERAVLVQPNWVGETDGAARLQEFVELARSAGATVVATLTARIDKPNPSYFVGSGKADELKSLKLANEADLILVNHALSPVQERNLEKFCECRVVGRTGLILDIFAQRARSHEGKLQVELAQLKHMSTRLVRGWTHLERQRGGAIGLRGPGETQLEIDRRLLGEKVKVLERRLEKVAVQREQARRGRLRNAVPLVSLVGYTNAGKSTLFNRITGAGVYAADQLFATLDPTLRRIEGLPCGPFVLADTVGFIRDLPHDLVAAFKSTLAETRDADLLLHVVDAADPERDQRIADVMTVLAEIGADDVPQILVYNKIDRLEAQRPRRETVQGGEVERVWVSAAEGLGMDLLSDTISDCLGIDRVQLTLQLEPGQGRLRSRLFAAGVVAREASDDTGWTIEIDAPLSRLQSLFGLPDGDGLFLKQRLASRQ